From Desulfuromonas soudanensis, the proteins below share one genomic window:
- a CDS encoding DUF3124 domain-containing protein: MKLEFRKIIFSALILMITTTVPTALAGTGIELSKSQTIYVPVYSNVFSGPKVLPFNLAVMLSIRNVDIKNSITFISIDYYDNDGILLKKYLEKPLELKPLASNHIYIKESNESGGFGANFIVRWKSTNEINAPIIESIMIGARSGQGISFVSQGRVISENRE; encoded by the coding sequence ATGAAGCTCGAATTTCGTAAGATTATTTTTTCTGCACTTATTCTGATGATTACAACGACCGTGCCAACAGCATTGGCCGGGACGGGAATCGAACTGTCAAAAAGCCAAACAATATATGTTCCGGTATACTCGAATGTTTTCAGCGGTCCAAAAGTTTTGCCTTTCAATCTAGCCGTTATGCTAAGCATAAGGAATGTTGACATTAAAAATTCAATAACTTTTATTTCAATTGATTATTATGACAACGATGGAATTTTATTGAAAAAATATTTGGAAAAACCGCTGGAATTAAAACCACTGGCTTCAAATCATATTTACATAAAGGAAAGCAATGAATCGGGCGGATTTGGAGCCAACTTCATTGTTAGATGGAAATCTACCAATGAAATTAATGCACCGATCATAGAGAGTATAATGATCGGCGCCAGATCGGGTCAGGGGATCTCATTTGTAAGTCAGGGTCGGGTCATCTCGGAAAATAGGGAATGA
- a CDS encoding HesA/MoeB/ThiF family protein, whose protein sequence is MNPLFWLNAQARDGIVSGAALAVAVERFGLSWAEAELLALENGLLPARYQRNQKMLSTAEQLRLARSRVAVIGCGGLGGYVLEELARLGVGHLVAVDPDVFEEHNLNRQLLATPALLGTAKVEAAVARLGVVNPAVTVLPAPEAFSVANGAVLLAGCALAVDALDSIPVRLELAAVCAGLEIPLVHGAIAGWYGQVTTQFPGDTTLADSYTRSGTGIEKELGNPSFTPALVASLEAAEVCKVLLGRGTPLRRRTLVIDLLEMEFVERLD, encoded by the coding sequence ATGAATCCTCTTTTCTGGCTCAATGCGCAGGCCCGGGATGGTATCGTCTCCGGAGCGGCCCTCGCCGTCGCCGTCGAACGCTTCGGTCTGAGCTGGGCCGAGGCCGAACTCCTCGCCCTGGAAAACGGCCTGCTGCCGGCGCGCTATCAGCGCAACCAAAAGATGCTCTCCACGGCCGAGCAGCTGCGCCTGGCCAGAAGCCGGGTCGCCGTCATCGGCTGCGGCGGCCTCGGCGGCTACGTCCTCGAGGAGCTCGCCCGCCTCGGCGTCGGCCATCTCGTCGCCGTCGATCCCGACGTCTTCGAGGAGCACAATCTCAACCGCCAGCTCCTGGCCACCCCGGCCCTCCTCGGGACCGCCAAGGTCGAAGCCGCCGTGGCGCGCCTCGGCGTGGTCAATCCGGCGGTGACCGTCCTGCCGGCGCCTGAGGCCTTTTCCGTCGCCAACGGCGCCGTTCTCCTGGCCGGCTGCGCCCTGGCCGTCGACGCCCTCGACAGCATCCCGGTGCGCCTCGAACTCGCTGCCGTCTGTGCCGGGCTGGAGATCCCCCTCGTCCACGGGGCGATCGCCGGCTGGTACGGCCAGGTCACCACCCAGTTCCCCGGCGATACGACCCTTGCTGACAGCTACACCCGCAGCGGCACGGGGATCGAAAAGGAGCTGGGAAACCCCTCCTTTACCCCGGCTCTGGTCGCCAGCCTCGAGGCCGCCGAAGTCTGCAAGGTTCTTCTCGGCCGCGGCACACCCTTGCGGCGCCGCACCCTGGTGATCGATCTTCTCGAAATGGAGTTCGTCGAGCGGCTTGATTGA
- a CDS encoding 4Fe-4S dicluster domain-containing protein, which yields MSTLDTTKNHAFLIDMTKCTGCRGCQVACKQWNQLEAEKTVFFSGEGYQNPPAMSEYTYTRIKFRDYQKNGQNEFAFYKEMCMHCNDPACASVCPVGAFKKTAEGPVVYDDKRCIGCRFCMIACPFGVPKYEWSKGLPLVKKCTGCHDRVRGGMKPACATACPTAITYGPRAAMIQEAERRLARYPDRYIHKVYGKEEAGGTSVIYLTSLPFEELGFKKVTMRALPSFTWQALRLVPGIFLTVGGGLSALSWINHRRDRIKALREAEETGTESAEPKEEQQ from the coding sequence ATGAGCACTCTCGACACCACCAAAAACCACGCTTTTCTCATCGACATGACCAAGTGTACCGGCTGCCGCGGCTGCCAGGTCGCTTGCAAGCAGTGGAACCAGCTCGAGGCGGAAAAAACCGTCTTCTTCAGCGGCGAAGGGTACCAGAATCCCCCCGCCATGTCGGAGTACACCTACACCCGCATCAAGTTCCGCGACTACCAGAAGAACGGACAGAACGAGTTCGCCTTCTACAAAGAGATGTGCATGCACTGCAACGACCCGGCCTGCGCCTCGGTCTGCCCGGTGGGGGCCTTCAAGAAGACCGCCGAGGGTCCGGTCGTCTACGACGACAAGCGCTGCATCGGCTGCCGTTTCTGCATGATCGCCTGTCCCTTCGGCGTCCCCAAGTACGAATGGAGCAAGGGACTCCCCCTGGTGAAGAAGTGCACCGGCTGCCACGATCGGGTCCGGGGTGGGATGAAGCCGGCCTGCGCCACCGCCTGCCCGACGGCGATCACCTACGGCCCCCGCGCCGCCATGATCCAGGAGGCCGAACGGCGCCTGGCCCGCTATCCCGACCGCTACATCCACAAGGTCTACGGCAAGGAGGAGGCGGGGGGGACGAGCGTCATCTATCTGACCTCCCTCCCCTTCGAGGAGCTCGGCTTCAAGAAGGTCACCATGCGCGCCCTGCCGTCCTTCACCTGGCAGGCGCTGCGACTCGTCCCGGGGATCTTCCTCACCGTCGGCGGCGGCCTCTCGGCCCTTTCCTGGATCAACCATCGCCGCGACCGCATCAAGGCCCTCAGAGAGGCCGAGGAGACCGGCACCGAGTCCGCTGAGCCGAAGGAGGAACAACAATGA
- the gabD gene encoding NADP-dependent succinate-semialdehyde dehydrogenase, which produces MIEKKLHDPSLFRQTCYLDGTWSDADSGATLAVTNPATGETLGTVPKMGEVETRRAIEAAQRAFPAWRAKTAQERSNLLRKWYELLLENQEDLAVLMTAEQGKPLAEARGEIAYAASFIEWFAEEGKRIYGDVIPPHQGDKRILVLKEPIGVCAAITPWNFPSAMITRKAGPALASGCTLVVKPASATPYSALALAELAHRAGIPKGVFSVVTGSSGAIGNELTANPLVRKLTFTGSTEVGKELIAACAGTVKKVSMELGGNAPFIVFDDADLDAAVEGAMVSKYRNTGQTCVCTNRFLVQDGVYDAFAEKLTKAVARMKVGDGLAGETQQGPLIDMKAVESVEAQIADALAKGARIVLGGKRHPLGGTFFEPTVLADVTAGMLIAREETFGPVAPLFRFKTEEEAIAMANDTEFGLASYFYSRDIGRIWRVAEAVEYGIVGINTGLISTTVAPFGGVKESGTGREGSKYGIEDFLEIKYLCMGGI; this is translated from the coding sequence ATGATCGAGAAAAAACTCCATGACCCCAGCCTGTTTCGCCAGACGTGTTATCTCGACGGCACCTGGAGCGACGCCGACAGCGGCGCCACCCTGGCGGTGACCAATCCGGCGACCGGCGAAACGCTCGGCACCGTCCCGAAAATGGGGGAGGTCGAGACCCGCCGCGCCATCGAGGCCGCCCAGCGCGCCTTCCCGGCCTGGCGCGCCAAGACCGCCCAGGAACGCTCGAATCTCCTGCGCAAGTGGTATGAACTGCTCCTGGAAAACCAGGAGGATCTGGCGGTGCTGATGACCGCCGAGCAGGGAAAACCTCTGGCCGAAGCCCGGGGTGAAATCGCCTATGCCGCTTCCTTTATCGAGTGGTTCGCCGAGGAGGGGAAACGCATCTACGGCGACGTCATTCCCCCCCACCAGGGGGACAAGCGGATCCTGGTGCTCAAGGAGCCGATCGGCGTCTGCGCCGCCATCACCCCCTGGAATTTTCCGTCGGCGATGATCACCCGCAAGGCCGGCCCCGCTCTGGCCTCCGGATGCACCCTGGTCGTCAAACCGGCCAGCGCCACCCCCTACTCGGCCCTGGCCCTGGCCGAACTCGCCCACCGGGCGGGGATTCCCAAGGGGGTCTTCAGCGTGGTGACCGGCTCCTCAGGCGCCATTGGCAATGAGCTGACCGCCAACCCGCTGGTGCGCAAGCTGACCTTCACCGGTTCGACGGAAGTCGGCAAGGAGCTCATCGCCGCCTGCGCCGGCACGGTGAAAAAGGTCTCCATGGAACTGGGGGGGAACGCCCCGTTTATCGTCTTCGACGACGCCGATCTCGACGCCGCGGTGGAAGGAGCGATGGTTTCCAAGTACCGCAACACTGGTCAGACCTGCGTCTGCACCAACCGCTTTCTCGTTCAGGACGGGGTCTACGACGCCTTTGCCGAAAAGCTGACCAAAGCCGTGGCCAGGATGAAGGTCGGCGACGGCCTGGCCGGAGAGACCCAGCAGGGGCCCCTCATCGACATGAAGGCCGTGGAATCGGTGGAGGCGCAGATTGCCGACGCCCTGGCCAAGGGGGCCCGGATCGTTCTCGGCGGCAAGCGCCACCCCCTCGGCGGCACCTTTTTCGAGCCGACGGTTTTGGCCGACGTCACGGCCGGGATGCTCATCGCCAGAGAGGAGACCTTCGGCCCGGTGGCGCCGTTGTTCCGCTTCAAAACCGAGGAAGAGGCGATCGCCATGGCCAACGACACCGAGTTCGGCCTCGCCTCCTACTTCTACAGCCGCGACATCGGCCGCATCTGGCGCGTCGCCGAGGCGGTCGAATACGGCATCGTCGGCATCAACACCGGATTGATCTCCACCACCGTCGCCCCCTTCGGCGGCGTCAAGGAATCGGGGACCGGCCGCGAAGGGTCCAAATACGGCATCGAGGATTTCCTCGAGATCAAGTACCTGTGCATGGGGGGGATCTGA
- a CDS encoding plasmid mobilization protein produces the protein MARVSANPKKFIISCRINHDEMEALQERAEACGVSITDLLRKSLELSEGDYAERRQARA, from the coding sequence ATGGCCCGAGTGAGCGCCAACCCTAAAAAATTCATCATTTCCTGCCGGATCAACCACGACGAGATGGAGGCGCTGCAGGAACGGGCCGAGGCCTGCGGCGTCAGCATCACCGACCTGCTGCGCAAGAGCCTGGAACTCTCGGAAGGCGATTACGCCGAACGCCGTCAGGCCCGGGCCTGA
- a CDS encoding MoaD/ThiS family protein: MKITVKLFASFRDGRFKVEERDTPAGTVCRQVVLELGLKEEELGVVMVNGRHAPLEQELQDGDSLALFPLVGGG; encoded by the coding sequence ATGAAGATCACCGTCAAACTCTTCGCCAGCTTCCGGGACGGCCGCTTCAAGGTCGAGGAACGGGACACTCCCGCCGGGACCGTCTGCCGGCAGGTCGTCCTCGAGCTCGGTCTCAAGGAGGAGGAGCTGGGGGTGGTCATGGTCAACGGCCGCCACGCCCCCCTCGAGCAGGAGCTGCAGGACGGCGATTCCCTGGCCCTCTTTCCCCTCGTCGGCGGAGGCTAG
- the nrfD gene encoding NrfD/PsrC family molybdoenzyme membrane anchor subunit codes for MTAARRIATEVRSYHGFIKFLIALVAIGALASLLRFIFGLGATTNLNDTYPWGLWISFDVVTAVPLAAGAFTLGAIVHCFHIKKLEPLVRPAIVTGFLGYSLVSIGLLLDLGQPQRGWHVFRYWNVHSPMFEVSMCVMAYTTVLFLEFLSPVAERFGWHLPLRVLRWLEMPLVVAAAAISTLHQSTLGTFFLIAVDKLHNLWYNPLLPLLFWVSAICSGMSIIILEASACHKWMGQPNEGVLLRTLAKILPWTLGLYIALRVFSLVALSEGPFFDRPGLTISFALEMGIGFILPFFMFVQKSVRDDDRRRSIAAGLVIFGLVLNRFNVSMFGMMDPDKIYYPSLIESLVTIGIIAGHILFFVLIARYFPIFEHHPETVDYTLPDPLRKIGGASPSLSSAD; via the coding sequence ATGACCGCCGCCCGCCGCATCGCAACCGAAGTCAGGAGCTACCACGGCTTTATCAAATTCCTCATCGCCCTGGTCGCCATCGGTGCCCTGGCCTCCCTTCTCCGCTTTATCTTCGGACTCGGGGCGACCACCAACCTCAACGACACCTACCCCTGGGGCCTATGGATCTCCTTCGACGTCGTCACCGCCGTGCCGCTGGCCGCCGGCGCCTTCACCCTCGGGGCGATCGTCCACTGTTTCCACATCAAAAAACTCGAACCGCTGGTGCGTCCGGCGATCGTCACCGGCTTCCTCGGCTACTCTCTGGTCTCCATCGGTCTCCTCCTCGACCTCGGCCAGCCGCAGCGCGGCTGGCACGTTTTCCGTTACTGGAACGTCCATTCGCCGATGTTCGAAGTCTCCATGTGCGTCATGGCCTACACCACCGTCCTCTTCCTCGAATTCCTCTCGCCGGTGGCCGAACGCTTCGGCTGGCACCTCCCCTTAAGGGTCCTGCGCTGGCTGGAAATGCCCCTGGTGGTCGCCGCGGCGGCGATCTCCACCCTGCACCAGTCGACCCTCGGCACCTTCTTTCTCATCGCCGTCGACAAGCTGCACAACCTCTGGTACAACCCGCTGCTGCCGCTCCTCTTCTGGGTCAGCGCCATCTGCAGCGGCATGAGCATCATCATCCTCGAGGCCAGCGCCTGCCACAAGTGGATGGGGCAGCCCAACGAAGGGGTGCTGTTGCGTACCCTGGCGAAGATCCTCCCCTGGACCCTCGGCCTCTATATCGCCCTGCGCGTCTTCAGCCTGGTGGCGCTCTCCGAGGGCCCGTTTTTCGACCGACCGGGGCTGACGATCTCCTTTGCCCTGGAGATGGGGATCGGCTTCATCCTCCCCTTCTTCATGTTCGTCCAGAAATCGGTGCGCGATGACGATCGACGGCGGTCGATCGCCGCCGGACTGGTGATTTTCGGCCTGGTCCTCAACCGCTTCAACGTCTCGATGTTCGGGATGATGGATCCCGACAAGATCTACTATCCCTCCCTCATCGAGTCGCTGGTGACCATCGGCATCATCGCCGGGCACATCCTCTTTTTCGTCCTCATCGCCCGCTACTTCCCGATCTTCGAGCACCACCCGGAGACGGTCGACTACACCCTCCCCGATCCCCTTCGCAAGATCGGCGGCGCCAGTCCCTCCCTCTCCTCCGCGGACTAA
- a CDS encoding DUF4019 domain-containing protein, producing MIPRQYRIHAVLLLSALLIIFLPRFSERPEKEKAQAAAAAVDAFLQRVDSDRYAESWQISASLLKGKVPEQLWVDQLGKIRAVAGPLVERTEESMTYSTSAKDSPEGEYIVVTFDTSFERKKDASEIVTVTLDTDGVWRVAGYFIR from the coding sequence GTGATCCCCCGCCAGTATCGTATCCATGCCGTATTGCTCCTGAGTGCCCTGCTGATCATCTTTCTCCCCAGGTTCAGCGAACGACCGGAGAAGGAAAAAGCCCAGGCGGCCGCGGCCGCCGTCGACGCGTTTCTGCAAAGGGTCGACTCCGACAGGTATGCCGAAAGCTGGCAAATTTCGGCGTCGCTACTCAAGGGAAAGGTCCCCGAACAGCTCTGGGTCGACCAGCTCGGCAAAATCCGCGCGGTCGCCGGACCCCTGGTGGAACGGACCGAGGAATCGATGACCTACAGCACCTCGGCCAAGGACAGCCCGGAGGGGGAATACATCGTCGTCACCTTCGACACCTCCTTCGAGCGGAAAAAGGACGCCAGCGAAATCGTTACGGTGACGCTCGATACGGACGGAGTCTGGCGGGTGGCGGGGTACTTCATCAGATAG
- the fdhD gene encoding formate dehydrogenase accessory sulfurtransferase FdhD gives MKSNDNCGIQRFEKGRLRSVSRTVVQEYPLRLTVNDRDLATLVASPHQLNFLVAGFLRNQGFVSSLTDILTLGVCADFGAARVQLKGEIPERLSPTLTSGCGTGITFALPHPPAPAPLKVRFPPVSPAAVFSLMQDLQRRAEQYRSHGGIHSAAVGDGRRLLLYAEDLGRHNTFDRIAGEALFKGIDLAGKILVTSGRISTEMVGKAARLGIALIASRTSPTDMAVRLCQEAGITLIGYLRGENFEVYTHPEGLLAPRHERIPGVTGVILAGGESRRMGSDKSLLPLNGARFIEHVHHLLDELFDEVILVTNSPSLYGDLPCPKVPDIYYRQGSLAGIHSGLCHAGNERIFVVACDMPFLSGAAIRRICAETGTAEVVIPRSASGLEPLHALYGKSCIPAIEEVLDSGERRIVSFFPRSRVVELPAAALADIDPEGLSFRNINTPEEYFALRDRSLLPANPEAASG, from the coding sequence ATGAAGAGCAACGACAATTGCGGCATCCAGCGCTTTGAAAAGGGGCGCCTGCGGAGCGTCTCCAGGACCGTGGTGCAGGAATACCCCCTGCGCCTCACCGTCAACGACCGGGATCTGGCGACGCTCGTCGCCTCCCCCCATCAGCTCAACTTCCTGGTCGCCGGATTTCTCCGCAACCAGGGGTTCGTCTCCAGTCTCACCGACATCCTCACCCTCGGGGTCTGCGCCGATTTCGGCGCCGCCCGCGTGCAGCTCAAAGGGGAGATCCCCGAGCGCCTCTCCCCGACCCTGACCTCCGGCTGCGGCACCGGCATCACCTTCGCCCTGCCGCACCCTCCGGCACCGGCGCCGCTCAAAGTCCGTTTTCCACCCGTCTCCCCGGCGGCGGTCTTTTCCCTGATGCAGGATCTGCAGCGTCGGGCCGAGCAGTACCGCAGCCACGGCGGCATTCATTCGGCGGCCGTCGGCGACGGCCGGCGGCTCCTCCTCTATGCCGAAGATCTCGGCCGCCACAACACCTTCGACCGCATCGCCGGCGAGGCCCTCTTCAAGGGAATCGACCTCGCGGGAAAAATTCTCGTCACTTCGGGACGGATCTCCACCGAGATGGTCGGCAAGGCGGCCCGCCTCGGGATCGCCCTCATCGCTTCGCGCACCTCCCCCACCGATATGGCGGTGCGCCTCTGCCAGGAGGCGGGGATCACCCTCATCGGCTATCTGCGCGGCGAGAATTTCGAGGTCTATACCCATCCCGAAGGACTCCTGGCTCCCCGCCACGAGCGCATCCCCGGGGTCACCGGTGTCATCCTCGCCGGCGGCGAATCGCGGCGGATGGGGAGCGACAAGTCCCTCCTCCCCCTCAACGGCGCCCGCTTCATCGAGCACGTCCACCATCTCCTCGACGAACTCTTCGACGAGGTGATCCTGGTCACCAACTCCCCCTCCCTCTACGGCGACCTCCCCTGCCCCAAGGTCCCCGACATCTACTACCGTCAGGGCTCCCTGGCCGGAATCCACTCGGGACTCTGCCATGCCGGCAACGAACGGATCTTCGTCGTCGCCTGCGACATGCCTTTTTTGAGCGGTGCGGCCATCCGCCGCATCTGCGCCGAGACGGGGACGGCCGAAGTCGTCATCCCCCGCAGCGCCAGCGGCCTCGAACCCCTCCACGCCCTCTACGGCAAGAGCTGCATTCCGGCCATCGAAGAGGTCCTCGACAGCGGCGAGCGGCGCATCGTCAGCTTCTTTCCCCGCTCGCGGGTCGTCGAGCTCCCCGCCGCGGCCCTGGCGGATATCGACCCCGAAGGGCTCAGCTTCCGCAACATCAACACGCCTGAAGAATATTTCGCCCTGCGCGACCGCTCCCTTCTCCCCGCAAATCCCGAGGCGGCCTCCGGCTGA
- a CDS encoding aldehyde ferredoxin oxidoreductase family protein, with protein MDKIFRVNMTNLTTRVETVPAAWAGHGGRGLTSTIVAAEVPADCHPLGLNNKLVFAPGLLSGTAAANSGRMSCGAKSPLTGTIKESNAGGTSAQMFARMGIKALIIEGLPADDKWYNLHLTKDGVTINEETALVGKGNFAVIDAVSERLGKKVGVITIGPAGEMKMASANISVKDPDSKIRSHGRGGLGAVMGSKKIKYISMDDAGAPGVTIADPEKFKTAARIFAKALLDHPVSGQGLPTYGTNVLVNVLNEAGGLPTKNFRYGQFAGADKISGETMHDTIVERGGKPKHGCHAGCIIQCSQVYMDKAGNYLTSGFEYETIWGLGADCCIDNLDDIALADHHMDDIGIDSIETAVMMGVAMEGGVLPFGDGKGVIRLIKDEIGKGTPLGRILGGGAAHVGKTFGVTRVPVVKGQGIPAYDPRSVKGIGITYATSTMGADHTAGYTIATNILGVGGSVDPLKKDGQVELSRNLQIATAAVDSTGMCIFVAFPALDIPECLPALIDMINARFGISLSGDDVTNLGKHILKLERAFNIGAGFTNMHDRLPEFFSEPVPPHNAVWDFTGEEIDEFWNF; from the coding sequence ATGGACAAGATTTTTCGCGTCAACATGACCAATCTCACCACCAGGGTCGAAACCGTCCCCGCCGCCTGGGCCGGACACGGCGGCCGCGGCCTGACCTCGACCATCGTCGCCGCCGAGGTCCCCGCCGACTGCCATCCCCTGGGACTCAACAACAAGCTGGTCTTCGCTCCCGGCCTCCTCTCCGGAACCGCGGCGGCCAACTCCGGGCGCATGTCCTGCGGCGCCAAGAGCCCGCTGACCGGCACCATCAAGGAGAGCAACGCCGGCGGCACCTCGGCGCAGATGTTCGCCCGTATGGGGATCAAGGCCCTGATCATCGAGGGGCTTCCCGCCGACGACAAGTGGTACAACCTCCACCTCACCAAGGACGGCGTCACCATCAATGAGGAGACCGCCCTGGTCGGCAAGGGGAACTTCGCCGTCATCGACGCCGTCTCCGAGCGCCTCGGCAAGAAGGTCGGCGTCATCACCATCGGCCCCGCCGGCGAGATGAAGATGGCTTCGGCCAACATCTCGGTCAAGGATCCGGACAGCAAGATCCGCAGCCACGGCCGCGGCGGCCTCGGCGCCGTCATGGGTTCGAAGAAGATCAAGTACATCAGCATGGACGACGCCGGCGCTCCGGGCGTCACCATCGCCGATCCGGAAAAGTTCAAGACCGCCGCCCGTATCTTCGCCAAGGCGCTCCTCGATCACCCCGTCTCCGGCCAGGGTCTGCCGACCTACGGCACCAACGTCCTGGTCAACGTCCTCAACGAGGCCGGCGGCCTGCCGACGAAGAACTTCCGCTACGGCCAGTTCGCCGGCGCCGACAAGATCTCCGGCGAGACGATGCACGACACCATCGTCGAGCGCGGCGGCAAACCGAAACACGGCTGCCACGCCGGCTGCATCATCCAGTGCTCCCAGGTCTACATGGACAAGGCCGGCAACTACCTGACCTCGGGGTTCGAGTACGAAACGATCTGGGGCCTCGGCGCCGACTGCTGCATCGACAATCTCGACGACATCGCCCTGGCCGACCACCACATGGACGACATCGGCATCGACTCCATCGAAACCGCCGTCATGATGGGCGTGGCCATGGAAGGGGGCGTTCTCCCCTTCGGCGACGGCAAGGGGGTCATCCGCCTCATCAAGGACGAGATCGGCAAGGGGACGCCCCTCGGGCGCATCCTCGGCGGCGGCGCCGCCCACGTCGGCAAGACCTTCGGCGTCACCCGCGTCCCGGTGGTCAAGGGGCAGGGGATTCCCGCCTACGACCCCCGCTCGGTCAAGGGGATCGGCATCACCTACGCCACCAGCACCATGGGCGCCGACCACACCGCCGGCTACACCATCGCCACCAACATCCTCGGCGTCGGCGGCAGCGTCGACCCGCTGAAGAAGGACGGCCAGGTCGAGCTCTCGCGCAACCTGCAGATCGCCACCGCCGCCGTCGACTCGACGGGGATGTGCATCTTCGTCGCTTTCCCGGCCCTCGACATCCCCGAGTGCCTCCCGGCGCTGATCGATATGATCAACGCCCGCTTCGGCATCAGCCTTTCCGGCGACGACGTCACCAACCTCGGCAAGCACATCCTCAAGCTCGAGCGCGCCTTCAACATCGGCGCCGGTTTCACCAACATGCACGACCGGCTCCCCGAATTCTTCAGCGAACCGGTGCCGCCGCACAACGCCGTGTGGGACTTCACCGGCGAGGAAATCGACGAATTCTGGAATTTCTAG
- a CDS encoding DEAD/DEAH box helicase, with protein MSFESLGLCAELLSAIATQGYTTPTPIQTQAIPVVFEGCDLLAGAQTGTGKTAAFALPIVQRLSEKVPVEKRRRPRALVLVPTRELAAQVSDQMQNYGRRLSLRSTMIYGGVNIQAQIERLHRGVDIVVATPGRLLDHLERGTINLSRIEFLVLDEADRMLDLGFIDDILQVAESLPARRQTLLFSATYSPNIKKLADELLDAPRRIEVANKNIAADAVTQAIYPVEKSRKREMLSHLIRKGEWSQVLVFTRTRYGADKLTEELLYDGIRAAAIHSNKSQSIRTRTLAEFKKGELRVLVATDVAARGLDIERLPHVVNYELPQVPEDYVHRIGRTGRAGEDGIALSLVCPQEQLLLAEIEKLLKYKIPAQTIAEFPSIAVNRGGKAKGPKKPAKGASKPKKAPAKAAKAPAKAAKAPAKATTGRGKKVVAARPAPKIGRRQSRS; from the coding sequence ATGTCTTTTGAATCTCTCGGCCTCTGCGCCGAGCTGCTGAGTGCCATCGCCACTCAGGGCTATACCACGCCGACCCCCATCCAGACCCAGGCGATCCCGGTGGTTTTCGAGGGGTGCGACCTTCTGGCCGGCGCCCAGACCGGCACCGGCAAGACGGCGGCCTTTGCCCTGCCGATCGTTCAGCGCCTGAGCGAAAAGGTCCCCGTGGAAAAGCGCCGGCGACCGCGGGCGCTGGTGCTGGTGCCGACCCGCGAACTGGCGGCCCAGGTCAGCGACCAGATGCAGAATTACGGGCGGCGCCTCTCCCTGCGCTCCACCATGATCTACGGCGGGGTGAACATCCAGGCGCAGATCGAGCGGCTGCACCGGGGCGTCGATATTGTCGTAGCCACCCCGGGTCGACTCCTCGATCACCTGGAGCGCGGGACGATCAACCTGTCGCGGATCGAGTTTCTCGTCCTCGACGAGGCCGACCGCATGCTCGATCTCGGCTTTATCGACGACATCCTCCAGGTCGCCGAGTCGCTGCCGGCCAGGCGCCAGACCCTGCTCTTTTCCGCCACCTATTCGCCGAACATCAAGAAGCTCGCCGACGAACTCCTCGATGCGCCGCGGCGCATCGAAGTGGCGAACAAAAATATCGCCGCCGACGCGGTGACCCAGGCGATCTATCCGGTGGAGAAGAGCCGCAAACGGGAGATGCTCTCGCACCTGATCCGCAAGGGGGAGTGGAGCCAGGTCCTCGTCTTCACCCGCACCCGCTACGGCGCCGACAAGCTCACCGAAGAACTCCTCTATGACGGGATCAGGGCGGCCGCCATCCACAGCAACAAGAGCCAGTCGATCCGCACCCGGACCCTGGCGGAGTTCAAAAAGGGGGAGCTGCGGGTTCTGGTCGCCACGGATGTGGCGGCGCGCGGCCTCGACATCGAGCGCCTGCCGCATGTGGTCAACTACGAGCTCCCCCAGGTCCCCGAGGACTACGTGCATCGCATCGGCCGCACCGGCCGGGCCGGAGAGGACGGGATCGCCCTCTCCCTCGTCTGCCCGCAGGAGCAGCTCCTTCTGGCCGAGATCGAAAAACTCCTCAAATATAAGATCCCGGCCCAGACGATCGCCGAATTTCCCTCGATCGCCGTCAACCGGGGGGGGAAGGCGAAGGGTCCCAAAAAGCCCGCCAAGGGAGCGTCCAAGCCGAAAAAGGCTCCGGCGAAGGCGGCCAAGGCTCCTGCCAAGGCGGCGAAGGCTCCGGCCAAGGCCACAACGGGGCGAGGGAAAAAGGTCGTAGCCGCTCGTCCCGCCCCCAAGATCGGGCGCCGACAGAGCCGGTCCTAG